From a region of the Myxococcus virescens genome:
- a CDS encoding tRNA-uridine aminocarboxypropyltransferase: MRSRTPEDLAGRCPRCFLPVALCLCAEVPCVSTRTELLIVRHHKETLKSTNTARMAALAIPRCSIVSYGSPGVPFDASVLEGDDTWLLFPDAHHEPASGAAFPSRLIILDGSWGQARRMVQRVPALRRLPGLKLPPPAPDSRRLRRPPHPDGMSTLEAIAGALAYLEGEHVAQPLHALHEQMIDRVLASRGRNT; encoded by the coding sequence ATGAGGTCTCGAACGCCCGAGGACCTCGCGGGTCGCTGCCCGCGCTGTTTCCTCCCTGTTGCCCTGTGTCTGTGCGCCGAGGTGCCGTGCGTCTCCACTCGCACGGAGCTGCTCATCGTCCGGCACCACAAGGAGACGCTCAAATCCACCAACACCGCGCGCATGGCGGCGCTCGCCATTCCCCGGTGCAGCATCGTCTCCTATGGCTCGCCGGGCGTCCCCTTCGACGCCTCCGTCCTGGAGGGCGATGACACGTGGCTGCTGTTCCCGGACGCGCACCACGAGCCCGCGTCCGGTGCGGCCTTTCCCAGCAGGCTCATCATCCTGGATGGGAGCTGGGGACAAGCACGCCGCATGGTGCAGCGAGTCCCCGCGCTGCGGCGGCTGCCCGGCTTGAAGCTGCCACCGCCCGCGCCGGACTCGCGGCGCCTGCGTCGCCCGCCCCACCCGGATGGCATGTCCACGCTGGAGGCCATCGCCGGTGCGCTTGCGTATCTGGAGGGCGAACACGTCGCCCAACCGCTCCATGCGCTGCACGAGCAGATGATTGACCGCGTCCTCGCGAGCCGGGGACGGAACACCTAG
- a CDS encoding TetR/AcrR family transcriptional regulator yields MPRPKLHSDEAILDAAMSVLLRSGPAAFTLNDVAVAVGMSRAALIQRFKNKEHLYFRLMERTAEQKREYFAGLPVEVGAQGLWRFLKTLVSVMGEGEALDAHLLLAWEDVRDPTLRRMAHERNLLVRDAIAVRLPPCVDRGAVSALLQDVIAGATMQWLVERTPPLTEYVLARLRTLLGCVFPRESFD; encoded by the coding sequence GTGCCCCGGCCCAAGCTGCACAGCGACGAAGCCATCCTCGACGCCGCCATGTCCGTGTTGCTTCGGAGCGGGCCGGCCGCATTCACGCTGAATGACGTGGCCGTCGCGGTGGGCATGTCCCGCGCGGCGCTCATCCAGCGCTTCAAGAACAAGGAGCACCTCTACTTCCGGCTCATGGAGCGGACCGCCGAGCAGAAGCGCGAGTACTTCGCCGGTCTGCCCGTGGAAGTCGGAGCTCAGGGCCTCTGGCGTTTCCTGAAGACGCTGGTCTCGGTGATGGGGGAGGGCGAGGCGCTCGACGCACACCTGCTCCTGGCCTGGGAGGACGTGAGAGACCCCACGTTGAGGCGGATGGCGCATGAGCGGAATCTGCTCGTGCGCGACGCCATCGCCGTCCGGCTTCCGCCCTGCGTCGACCGGGGCGCGGTGTCCGCCTTGCTTCAAGACGTCATCGCGGGTGCGACGATGCAGTGGTTGGTGGAGCGGACACCACCGTTGACGGAGTACGTCCTCGCTCGCTTGCGCACGTTGCTCGGGTGCGTGTTTCCACGAGAGTCCTTCGACTGA
- a CDS encoding alpha/beta fold hydrolase: protein MMGSKGLLNVDDGGVGGLPVVFVHSSAGNTTHWAAQLSHLRTHRRALALDLRGHGKSELPRDGGFAVEDFARDVGTVVDGLGLQRFVLVGRSLGGAVCVAYAGAHPDRVAGLFLLDPASDGRSMPAEQAQGLMAVLGTEAWSAVVEEAWGPMLAPSRPEVRERVLSEMRATSQEGVRGGLGALLDFDPVTPLRRYSGPRLSMVTAFNEEPGAYHHLVPELPHAKVEGTGHWVQLDAPDEVNRLLDGFLATVR from the coding sequence ATGATGGGTTCCAAGGGACTGCTGAATGTCGACGATGGGGGCGTGGGTGGACTGCCGGTGGTGTTCGTCCATTCGAGTGCCGGCAACACCACGCACTGGGCCGCGCAGCTGTCGCATCTGCGCACGCACCGCCGTGCCTTGGCACTGGACCTGCGTGGCCACGGGAAGTCCGAGCTGCCACGCGACGGCGGCTTCGCCGTGGAGGACTTCGCGCGGGATGTGGGGACGGTGGTGGATGGGCTGGGGCTTCAGCGCTTCGTGCTGGTGGGGCGCAGCCTGGGCGGGGCTGTCTGCGTGGCCTACGCGGGGGCGCATCCGGACCGCGTCGCGGGGTTGTTCCTCCTCGACCCGGCCTCGGATGGACGCTCGATGCCCGCGGAGCAGGCCCAGGGCTTGATGGCGGTGCTGGGGACCGAGGCCTGGAGCGCGGTGGTGGAGGAGGCCTGGGGCCCCATGTTGGCGCCGTCCCGGCCGGAGGTGCGCGAGCGGGTGCTCTCCGAGATGCGCGCCACGTCCCAAGAGGGCGTCCGGGGCGGACTGGGAGCCCTGTTGGACTTCGACCCCGTGACGCCGCTGCGGCGCTACTCGGGGCCGCGTCTGTCGATGGTGACGGCCTTCAACGAGGAACCGGGCGCATATCACCACCTGGTGCCGGAGCTGCCGCACGCGAAGGTGGAGGGCACGGGGCACTGGGTGCAGCTCGACGCGCCGGACGAGGTGAATCGGCTGCTGGACGGCTTTCTCGCCACGGTGCGCTGA
- a CDS encoding helix-turn-helix transcriptional regulator, with the protein MARVDRVMRLLDFLRGRDGTTVAEIAEALDVSARTVHRDLATLRQQGIPLSSDTGPGGGVRLERDRGVAAVHLSQEEVVALWLAANLSATGSTLPWGSATRSGLQKLFASVPKERARGMRELCRRVVVGRPASARVLADVGTPPEELLAVFERAFREQVCLSFEYRDRHGKATRRIVEPHGLLVESPVWYVLARDVEKAAARMFRMDRIRRARLVPDRPFTPDMEGLRAQAEAQRADDTRTAG; encoded by the coding sequence ATGGCTCGAGTCGACCGGGTGATGCGGCTGCTGGACTTCCTGCGGGGCCGGGATGGGACGACGGTGGCGGAGATCGCCGAGGCGCTCGACGTGAGCGCGCGCACCGTCCACCGGGACCTGGCGACGCTGCGACAACAAGGCATTCCCCTGAGCAGTGACACAGGCCCTGGAGGTGGCGTCCGGCTGGAGCGGGACCGGGGCGTGGCGGCCGTCCACCTGTCGCAGGAGGAGGTGGTCGCGCTCTGGCTGGCCGCGAACCTGTCCGCGACGGGCAGCACGTTGCCCTGGGGCAGCGCGACGCGCTCGGGGCTCCAGAAGCTCTTCGCCAGCGTCCCCAAGGAGCGGGCCCGGGGCATGCGTGAGCTCTGCCGCCGCGTGGTGGTGGGACGGCCGGCGAGCGCCCGCGTGCTGGCGGATGTCGGAACACCGCCGGAGGAGCTGCTCGCCGTCTTCGAGCGGGCCTTCCGCGAGCAGGTCTGCCTGTCCTTCGAATACCGCGACCGGCACGGCAAGGCGACCCGCCGCATCGTGGAGCCGCACGGGCTGCTGGTCGAATCGCCCGTCTGGTACGTGCTGGCCCGGGACGTGGAGAAGGCCGCGGCGCGCATGTTCCGCATGGACCGCATCCGCCGGGCGCGCCTCGTCCCCGACCGCCCCTTCACGCCCGACATGGAGGGCCTGCGAGCCCAGGCCGAGGCCCAACGCGCGGACGATACGCGAACCGCTGGCTGA
- a CDS encoding DMT family transporter, giving the protein MRYFAMVAAGATLWGCWALFFRPAGLAGPQNAFLVLLAMSLPAPFLFRRDALRDRRATLALLVVALADAANTALFFAAMERGPVSIAVLTHYLAPLLLALLAPWVLGEERSTRALIGGPVTLVGLALLIGRPDGDFSGLTALLGAGSACFYAIIVLAAKQAARAYSPMAVTSLHAPISAGVLLLCFGDRVLPPTVDGGTLLVLVGGIVCGLIGNILFHTGLRQVPTAAAAALTYLEPLTASLVGWAFFSETLTPVALGGGLLVLVAGAWVAAERRAILQAVPLRAAAR; this is encoded by the coding sequence GTGCGGTACTTCGCCATGGTCGCGGCCGGGGCCACCCTCTGGGGGTGCTGGGCGCTCTTCTTCCGTCCAGCGGGGCTCGCCGGGCCGCAGAACGCATTCCTCGTGCTCCTGGCCATGTCGCTCCCGGCGCCGTTCCTGTTCCGGCGCGATGCCCTGCGCGACCGCCGGGCCACCCTCGCGCTGCTCGTCGTGGCGCTGGCGGACGCGGCGAACACGGCCCTCTTCTTCGCCGCCATGGAGCGCGGGCCGGTGTCCATCGCCGTGCTGACGCACTACCTGGCGCCTTTGCTGCTGGCGCTGCTGGCCCCCTGGGTGCTGGGCGAGGAGCGCTCCACCCGGGCCCTGATAGGCGGCCCGGTGACGCTGGTGGGCCTCGCCCTGCTCATCGGCCGGCCCGACGGTGACTTCTCGGGGCTGACGGCGCTGCTGGGCGCGGGCAGCGCCTGCTTCTACGCCATCATCGTCCTGGCCGCGAAACAGGCGGCGCGGGCGTATTCACCCATGGCCGTGACATCACTGCATGCCCCCATCTCCGCGGGCGTGCTGCTGCTCTGTTTCGGAGACCGGGTACTGCCACCCACGGTGGATGGAGGCACGCTCCTCGTGCTCGTGGGCGGTATCGTTTGCGGCCTCATTGGAAACATCCTCTTCCATACCGGTCTGCGGCAGGTTCCCACCGCGGCCGCGGCGGCGCTCACGTACCTGGAGCCACTCACCGCGTCGTTGGTGGGCTGGGCCTTCTTCTCGGAGACGCTGACGCCCGTCGCCCTGGGCGGAGGCCTGCTGGTGCTGGTGGCGGGCGCATGGGTGGCGGCCGAGCGACGCGCCATTCTCCAGGCTGTGCCGCTGCGCGCCGCGGCGCGCTGA